TAATTCCTGAGATAATCGAATGCCGTGGCCTACTAGCCAAGCCTAAAGCGCCCAGCCAAGAATTCTTTCTGTGTGTGTGGACACCATacaatagctagctacatttttATATCTTGAATATAGCTAGCTGCCCTTGCTCATGCAAAGACTCACCCAAtgctgagaaatgagaaactagctgatcCATTAATTGCTCCTCCTGATATTGTCTAACTTTAGGTTGAAAAAAGactaatttttcacatttatatgtgTTGTTTTAGTCTTGTCCTGTTTAATGTCTGTGTGTAAATGTAAGCTGTTACCTGTGTGTGCGTATTTGTAGTTTTGTATTATTTTCAATGCCATCTTCCAGGCTAGTCTCAGCTCTGCGAAGCAgacaaacttcttttcttcatttttttttcaatcatcCCTGTCAACCCCCATCTATCAGGCGATTGTACCTTTTTCTAGCTGTTGCTATTTCTACAGTCTTCCCTCATGAATAATTAGAAATTGTATATATGGAGTTATATCATTGTAAGTGGTTTCATGAAAAATAGATTATTATCTATGTATTTATGTTTAAACTCTTGCAGAAAAGAagctttatatatataattaaacaATTACTGCCACAAAACATctgttaaatttataaaaaatatattatgtcCGTGTCCTTTGACTAACTCGTTTAAGTTACGAAAAATCTGGGTCAGTGAGTTTAGAAAAAAGGTATGAGTAGTCCTTAgttgtttatcttaattgtcTCCGTTACTCAGTAATAACATATCATAATAGTATAGAATATTGTATAATGAGATAAATTTATACAACATCCTTCACTTTGGATGCTATTGTTTGGTGAATTGATAGGATGCAGGCAATAAGATTAGACAAGGATGGGCAGGAAAGATACATGTATTGCTAAATAAAATCAGAGTCGGATAATCACATCAACTGCTTGCCCAAGGCAAAGACATTAATAACCACAGCATATGCAATTGAACGGTATGACACACTCACAATGACATGTACATCTTGGCTGAAATCCGTTGTGAGCGTCTCCCATGGCATATCCCGTTATTCTCTTCATCATAATGCATTTGAATGGTATGACACACTCACAATGACATGTGCATCTTGGCTGCACTTTATTGTGAGTGTCTGCGACTGCATTACATCCTCATGCATAAAGATCACTAACCTTTAATCCTTCTGTCTCAAATAATAACCATGATGCCAAATGTTATGTGGTGACAAGTCAGTGATACTCTGCATTAGTTGACCAACTTGATTAGTTGGGTGGCATCacataagtaagtaagtaacgggaagttttatcttccttggggattccatcctaatggCTGGCTCTTCTTCCCCtctgactgtaactatgttacattattgCTAGAGATACACATAACATGGTGTACCTCAAGGTTCTGTGTTAGGACCCTTACTCTTTATCATCTATATTAAAGATCTTTCTAATGCCATAATTTTTAGTAAAACTACAttatttgctgatgatacaTGTCTACTTTTTTCAAGTCCCTCTCTAAAAAGAATCAACAAATGTGTCAATGTTGATCTCAATCCTTAAATGCTTATGTTCAAAtaaaatatccttaaatgtttcaaaaactGAGGTTATCCTTTTTCGTAGTCCCAGTGAAAAAATCAATCTAAATTTTAATCTAAAGCTTAATGGCAAACCTTTAAATTTAAGTAAGTCAGTAAGATACCTTGGAATTTTATTAGATTGTTTCTTATCCTGGAGTCCTCATATACACAATTTATCTACTAAACTTTGAAATGCTATTAATATCATCTCCAAACTACGCTATTTTGTTCCTAAATCTACTCTTCTTTGTATCTATTATGCTCTTTTTGATTCTCATTTAAGATATGCTTGTCAGATTTGGGCCCAAAACTTTAATTTCAATGCCAACAGAACTTTCCTTCTTCAAAAACAATGTGTAAggcttttgacattttctgattTTAATGCACATATTTCTCCTTTACTTAATGAACTCCGCATTCTAAAGCTTATTGACCTTATTAAGTCCCTAAATGTTTTAAGGATTTATCGAATTTTAAACCGGCAAAATTCTTCCCTAAGTAATACATTTGATCTCAGATACTACTCTAATACTCACATCACTAGGAGGGGGAATCAAGGGGTTTATTAGCTAAAAGTCACTGTAAAACCTCTAAATATGGTATTATTATATTGTTTGTCAGTCAGTTGTTCACTGGAATGAGCTGCAGTCTCTGTGTCCTGAACTAGAGAGAGAATAGCAATTCTATCAAAATCTAATCTAACTAAATTGCAAAATAGCATCTTTCTAAGTACAGTTACATTGCCTAAGTTATCACAGatgttttacttgtttttcaTTTAGTTATTTAGCACAATAATTAACTACTAAACACTGGTGGCCTCCTTCAGAATCGTCTTCGACTAATAGGTGTGTCTCCTATCAATTAgtcatttttgtaacaaaatatttattatacttATTTAGTTTTACATTGTACATGACTTATTGATAAACAAATATTACTACTACTACAACTACTACTTGCTTGTCTGCCACACAAGCCGATTAGTactcagtagatggcaccagaTAGGCTGACTACACTACATTTAAATTGCTAATCACGAATAGTATATGGAGAGTTGACTGGAATCTTTAGCTCTAATTGTTGTTGATAgatctaaaattaaaattgacaatAGGTATTTATAGCCTTGTGTTAATACGCGAAGCATCACATATACGTCTGATGATAAAAACATGCTGGTATGTGAGTCCTATCGTGCAAACCAATATAACCCCAAGTAGATTTCTTTGTATAAGATGTTTAAACCCCTAAGCCCTTGCTTATATCTGATTCTAAGAACATAAGTATGTACAAGGCAACAGAAAAGTTACTGCAGTCACAACAATTAACATGAACGAAATGTTTATTTAGCTccttcaaatatttttattttcatatggGTATTTATACAATTCCTTTGATAATCGTGCCTTCTGGAAGCAAAATGACGCTCCAGAAATCCATGCAATGAAAATAACACATTGTTTAACAAGAGCGTAGCTATACGACAAAGCATAAGTATGTAACCAGCAAAATTAAAAGTGAATGAACAATTAACATTTACATCAACCTTCAATAGGTTATTTTAAACAGTTTTATATTACTTGTGGGTAaatttaattgtaaaaaaactagcaattttaatttaattaatatgCCGTTTTTCTCGCCAGTGATTgaattaatatttctttttttaaattttttctaaaaataatgttatttttatttattacagaTCCCTGTTAAAAGTTATATCAAACGAACTTTAAAAAAAGCTATAAAATTAGGGGGTAGCCAAAGCATAAAATATCACATTTCATGAACTGAACTTGCGTATATCACAGAAGCtgatcattatttttattaactacAAAAAAATTGCCGGGAAAACAAGAGAAGTAAAAATCCTTTAAAATTCTGTTAAAAAAACCCTAAATACTTCCCTGCTATGTAgcttaaaaactaaataaatcaTAAGAATACTCTAGTaaatcctgtttttttttagattttctatgcttatttaaattttcaagagATGCTTTAAAGACAATTTAAATGGCTCTATGAATGACATTAGAAACACACAGCAAAGATAGCAATAATGGGCCATTCATATTCAACAAGTAATATCGGTACATCTGAAAAAGCGGTCATATCAATAAACGATCCTTCTATGACGTCTCCACATAAAGTTGGAACATTTTCAAGTAAAACCTCGCACaatgacaaaaataaatcaGATTCAGCATCTAACAACAGGAAAAAGTTAATAAGATTAGGAACTATCAGGAGAAAACTTACACGTTCATTGCGAACTGTGAAGAACTTAGATCATCGTAAGCACATTCGTGATTTATTGCAAACATGCACAGTGGGTGAGATCAAGTCTCTCTTGAGAGAATATGATGGTATAGAAGCATTAAAAGAACTAACAAGACTCAGCAATAACGTAAGACAGTATTCAAATTCGATTACACGTGACCTAGAAATACTTTACGATAAAGAATACTGTTGGAACCTTTGTCTTAGATATAAAAATAGGATTTTTAAAGTTCATACAGCAATTCTTTGCTCGCGTTGTGACTTTTTTACCAAATATTTACCAAAAGATGCCATATCAGATAGGAATAAACCAGTCGAGTTACATATACTTGCGATTGATTTAAATGTGGAAGTGTTTTCATCTTTACTTAAATATGTATATTGTGGTTACTCCAATGATGCAGGTCTACTGAATGTGCTATCCAAACTTGGAGAACAATTTGGAATGTTAGATCCTGTTAAAAACGATATGAAAGCCTTACTAGATAAGAAAGACTATGTTGATTTGgttttggttttcaaaaataaaactacTGTGGATACTATTAGTGGCAACGCCTGTCACACATACGTAGAAAAAGGTGACAGCAGTGTGGACAACATGTTGGAATTCCCATGTCATGCTTCTGTACTATGTTCCAGATCTGCGTTTTTTGAATCTCTTTTGGTAAAAACATTTGCTACATTTAATAATAGAAGCAAGCCTTTAAAACTTGTACTCAATGAACATGTACTCCCACGTACTTACATGAAAGTgatattaaattgtttttataccgACACTGTGATGTTAGATTCTATTATCAAATGGAAGTTAGCTGATGATGGTAGTGGTGAAGCTGATAGATTATTAACCATATCTGAACTGGCTATGGAATTGTACGAGATAGGATGTTTTTTAGAATTCCCTGTTTTAAAGAAAGGTatgcttttttttgtttatcttatgaAATTGTTCTAATGCTGTAAATTTATCACTATAGTCGGCAAATATTTCTGAGTAATCGCAACAGTCAACACAGgtaaagtgactaaatttttgaaaagttagtgagGCTTTTGCCTACACTTTTTTGAATCTGCAGGACTTTTTATGTGATCTTCTTTTTACTGATCACCAAGTGTTCTTAgaacaatattttattaaaacgttAATTCTAGACTGGAACTTTAGTGACAGAGTGGCCTGTTTATCTAAACTAAAGTTCCATTGATTTCTGTATTCTTAAATTTTAGGTTGTGAAGATATCATAACTTCGCAGTTAAACGTGTCGTCGTTGCTTAGTGTTTTGGAATGGAGTTCACAGCCATTTGGTTCACTTTACGTGCACAGACAAGCCATGGAATTTTTTCAAGATGAGTTTTATAGCCTGTGCAAAACTTCTGTATTTCTTGCAAATATCCCAAAAAGGTTTTTGCTTCGTGTTATCAAGAGTGATTTTCTTCAGGTTAGTTTACACATggaaatttcaattttgatttaCAAATGCATAATTCTATTATGAATGAAACCATGCACTCCCGTATAAAATCTATGTAGTATGTACATGTTTTATAGACGTttattgttttcatttaaaactcGAATTAATTAGTTGAATTATTTCATTCGAACAATCTAAAGTCTGTGGAAAAGAATAGTTATCCCTTTGAATTTAAAAGGACCTTTAACGTTTAACGTTTTTATTCCGATTTATAGTTTAATCAAACTAGCAAGCTAGCTCGATTATATACATCTAGTAAATAATATGAAGTCACCAAAGGACCTTAAACTTTCTGTGATTCAAAATAATATTGATATTGAAGTTTTAAAGATAAAGATCCTTCGGAATCCtgtcttttttgttatttttactaatttcttaaatattataattattttacctcacttttgttagtttttttagcAATACCTAGAAGTTATCTTTTTGCAATTGCTGTCTGCAAAAAATGCCTATTTTCTTCCCCAtctctttttcatattttaggcAAACGAAGAATTTATACTTGCTACCGTCATAAAGTGGGGCGAATGGCAAGTTGTCAAGTCAAATGAACAACctggtaattattttttagtatattttttattgtgactTTAAAGGGggctattttttacattttttatctccattttattttttgaagcaTAATTCACTGCAAAAAAAGTCAATGTGGGACATTTAATTTTAATCCATTTTAGAACTTACCCTaaattgtatttatattttttgtgactACTATAATCGTGGACGAAATGTAATAAAACACCtttgaaaatattaatattttgttGATAATTTGTAATACCAGACCAATATCAACCCTTCCCTAAATTATTCCAATCAAAGCTTTCGGCCAACTCCACACAAAAAATTGGAGGAAAGGGACATTTTGGTAGCCGTTTCAATAGACTTGCCTGCGATTGTAAAAGCAAATACATAATTCATTTTATAGGCACCAGTCCGGGTAACTCTTTACTAAGAAGAAGTCCAAAACGCCGTGATGTTAACAACGGAATATTGCGGGACACGATTTCTGATTTACTACCTTACATTCGTTTGAAACACATTTTGCCAGCAAACTCATCTGTATTAAATACTGCATACCAACGTGGGTTGCTGCAGCGCCCATTTCCGTTTGATGTGGTGGCTTCGGAGAAACAATGCGCCGCTTCTCCAGTATATTGGTTGCGTAGTGGTCCAAAATTGGACTATCTGAGACCACGCTTGTTTTTACCGTATGTTTATGAAGTAAAGGTACggctttttattgtttatagtttgggtattttttcttttcgttaAACAGCATAGAATTTTAAAgggaaaaatattgcttttgTTTGCCGTTTATCATGCAGTTAACCGACTAACAAAAATCTGACTTTAGCTTTAAAAGCTTTTTCCTTGTGTTTGCCTTCTTACTAATAATTTTCGCGGGTTAAAAGGTCCTACCGCGAGGCATTCTTTAAAACCTTGACTGAAATAAATACATgctaaaatttgtcattttttcatgatttcacACGGGGCTTTTGGGACAAATATTGCTTTTGTTTGCCGTTTATCATGCAGTTAACCGACTAACGAAAATCTGACTTTAGCTTTAAAAGCTTTTTCTTGTGTTTGCCTTCTTACTAATAATTTTCGCGGGTTAAAAGGTCCTACCGCGAGGCATTCTTTAAAACCTTGACAGAAATAAATACATgctaaaatttgtcattttttcatgatttcacACGGGGCTTTTGGGAATTCTGCAAGTATCATACATTTTACTTATTGACGAAAACACAAATTTATCAACGCAGGGATTAGTACTAGCGAAGCTAGTCGATTTCCTGGGACTAGTagatcaaatattttattttttagttagtACTTCACGAACGCCTTTGCACAGCAAGTGATCATGATATGCATGCATCTTCATACTATCATTCCATGCCAGACATGTTGCTTCCTTTGCAACGTACGAACAGTGGCCCCAAAACACCTAGCGATGAAGAGCTGCACAGCGCAGCCATTATGTCATTGCTAGATTCTATTCAAATTGATCAAACGACAAGACGGAAAATGATGCTGCGAGAAAAAGAACTGAAAATGTCAACCGAAGTTTTGAAAGCATTATCTCTTTTACCGGGTAAGTTGCTTTGTTGCTGTATTCTCAATTCAAAACATCAAGTAATGTGCGATAAAGTAATAGTACTTTTATCACAATACTTACTTGTTTGAATGTAGGTGCGTAAATATGTAAAGCATGCGTTTTCATCTACACCTGCATCGACATTGACTGTTATGCGAAATTAGGATTCTTTTTTACCagcttgtttttatttctttttccgaAAATGTTTAGACAGTCGTGAAATAAGCGAAGAGGTGCAACTTCGTGTGGTACGCGAGTTTGGTTATCCTGATGAAATTGCCAGCAAAATATTCCAGCAAGTACCAGATTTAATCGAGGATTCTGAGAATAGTTCAGATTCATCTAAGCATAGCACTCTCTCAAAGGtaaatttttacatttcagTACTCTAAAAATAAGCTTCTTTCATTGTCTctttattgtgaaatttttgTGTCgttatatgaatttttttttatctatcttTGCTCGCACGAGAAGTTTAGACCCCGGTGTTATATCCTATTGAGAAAAAGTTATCATTTTCGGTGACAACTTAGTACTTGAGTTGCTAAAAATTGCCTGATAGTAAAGTTGCCTAATAGTTGCGAAAAAGAGAATGGAA
The genomic region above belongs to Hydractinia symbiolongicarpus strain clone_291-10 chromosome 4, HSymV2.1, whole genome shotgun sequence and contains:
- the LOC130641528 gene encoding BTB/POZ domain-containing protein 7-like; amino-acid sequence: MGHSYSTSNIGTSEKAVISINDPSMTSPHKVGTFSSKTSHNDKNKSDSASNNRKKLIRLGTIRRKLTRSLRTVKNLDHRKHIRDLLQTCTVGEIKSLLREYDGIEALKELTRLSNNVRQYSNSITRDLEILYDKEYCWNLCLRYKNRIFKVHTAILCSRCDFFTKYLPKDAISDRNKPVELHILAIDLNVEVFSSLLKYVYCGYSNDAGLLNVLSKLGEQFGMLDPVKNDMKALLDKKDYVDLVLVFKNKTTVDTISGNACHTYVEKGDSSVDNMLEFPCHASVLCSRSAFFESLLVKTFATFNNRSKPLKLVLNEHVLPRTYMKVILNCFYTDTVMLDSIIKWKLADDGSGEADRLLTISELAMELYEIGCFLEFPVLKKGCEDIITSQLNVSSLLSVLEWSSQPFGSLYVHRQAMEFFQDEFYSLCKTSVFLANIPKRFLLRVIKSDFLQANEEFILATVIKWGEWQVVKSNEQPGTSPGNSLLRRSPKRRDVNNGILRDTISDLLPYIRLKHILPANSSVLNTAYQRGLLQRPFPFDVVASEKQCAASPVYWLRSGPKLDYLRPRLFLPYVYEVKLVLHERLCTASDHDMHASSYYHSMPDMLLPLQRTNSGPKTPSDEELHSAAIMSLLDSIQIDQTTRRKMMLREKELKMSTEVLKALSLLPDSREISEEVQLRVVREFGYPDEIASKIFQQVPDLIEDSENSSDSSKHSTLSKVGQLFTQESNVLRSDVVYATDECASLKEDIISDVKFIMDRTYENLHVDNSSLRSVEDSPLDLPLREQRIMVQINIELPNVLMDT